A window from Verrucomicrobiia bacterium encodes these proteins:
- a CDS encoding oligosaccharide flippase family protein, with protein MGLLQHVKKSEFIRHNAIYFVGSLTIGALNYLYYPVVGRLLQPSAFGEVQTLVSLFLQIGIFMTVLGMLTINIITNYQSSQQRNRVITELEKLSLLIGIVFFAAATLGRSWLQQYFQFQSSWPFVVLALAIVVTIPYAFRSGYLVGKKLFGLNAWAGISGAGSKLIFSFILVAVGLGTTGALAGILVAQALMFTVTGYFALRHGFHESFRLSVRPPDMQLIRPELKYAGLVLLGSLAITIMYSIDIVVVKHYFDAHTAGLYAGVATAARIIFFLTASVAQVLMPSIKLSQPPAKNRQVLKRSFGLVTLIGGATLAIFYMAPEFIVSVLMGSTYSVYASLLPRLSIAVFVISLLNLLMAYCLALRRYGAGIVAILGVVLTYGLMLAHHQSLEAVVSSLLYGSLAVGVAFALWLMWTENKSSLTERGYK; from the coding sequence ATGGGTCTATTGCAGCATGTCAAAAAGAGCGAGTTCATACGACACAACGCTATCTACTTCGTTGGCTCGCTAACTATTGGCGCCCTGAACTACCTGTACTACCCCGTTGTGGGACGTTTGCTGCAACCCAGTGCCTTCGGCGAAGTCCAGACTTTGGTGTCACTGTTTCTGCAAATTGGCATATTTATGACCGTACTAGGGATGCTGACCATAAACATCATCACCAATTACCAGAGTAGCCAGCAGCGAAACCGAGTCATCACCGAATTGGAAAAACTATCGCTGCTGATAGGCATAGTCTTTTTTGCAGCAGCCACCTTGGGTCGATCCTGGCTGCAGCAGTACTTTCAGTTCCAGTCGTCCTGGCCGTTTGTCGTCCTGGCGTTGGCAATAGTAGTAACTATTCCGTATGCCTTCAGAAGTGGCTACCTGGTGGGTAAAAAGTTGTTTGGGTTGAATGCCTGGGCAGGCATTAGCGGGGCAGGCAGTAAGCTCATCTTTTCTTTTATATTGGTAGCCGTAGGCCTGGGTACTACTGGCGCTCTGGCAGGGATATTAGTGGCCCAAGCCCTGATGTTTACGGTGACTGGCTATTTTGCGCTACGGCATGGGTTTCATGAATCTTTTCGGCTATCCGTGCGACCACCCGACATGCAGCTTATTCGGCCAGAGTTAAAGTATGCAGGCCTTGTACTATTGGGTTCGCTGGCGATTACCATTATGTACAGCATCGATATCGTGGTGGTAAAGCACTATTTTGACGCCCATACCGCTGGCCTGTATGCCGGGGTAGCCACTGCAGCCCGAATTATATTCTTTCTGACCGCTTCTGTAGCCCAAGTACTCATGCCCTCTATAAAGTTAAGCCAACCGCCAGCCAAGAACAGGCAGGTATTAAAAAGATCCTTTGGGCTTGTAACGCTCATTGGGGGTGCCACATTGGCAATTTTTTATATGGCGCCAGAATTTATTGTGAGTGTTCTGATGGGTAGCACTTACTCTGTCTATGCCTCACTGCTACCACGGCTCAGTATTGCCGTGTTTGTGATATCGCTGTTGAATTTGCTGATGGCTTACTGCTTGGCCCTGCGGCGCTACGGTGCCGGCATAGTAGCCATTTTGGGTGTGGTCCTAACTTATGGTTTGATGCTTGCGCATCACCAGAGTTTAGAGGCCGTTGTGAGTAGTTTATTGTACGGGTCCCTGGCCGTGGGCGTGGCATTCGCCCTGTGGTTGATGTGGACCGAAAATAAGTCGTCACTAACTGAAAGGGGGTACAAGTGA
- a CDS encoding glycosyltransferase family 2 protein, whose translation MTKALISIIIPMYNEAENARPIYHAITKVFKKIPYDLELLFVDDGSKDQTVDHLIDLADKDPRVKPVELARNFGKEIALSAGLHAAEGEMAIMLDADLQHPPELIPQFIEKWEEGADLVIGVRKDYKASWFKRACSNMFYFFINKISDTDLIPHATDFRLVDRQVIDSFNLFTERNRITRGLFDWLGYKRNFIYFDTQERQNGQATYSFRKLLELGTNSLVGHSKFPLRFAGYVGMLIMLVSIPLGLFVFLDRYVLMNPFGFDFSGSAILAVINLFLSGVVLSCLGLTSLYLANMHTEVVNRPLYVKRPETRAPIIEPFEKGKSHEDTLADLEGHETSRSRRRRGGLIGARQTPSRRWT comes from the coding sequence GTGACGAAAGCACTAATATCAATCATCATTCCGATGTATAACGAGGCCGAGAATGCCCGACCTATCTACCATGCGATTACCAAGGTCTTCAAAAAAATTCCGTACGATCTGGAATTACTTTTTGTAGACGATGGCAGCAAAGACCAAACGGTAGACCATTTAATTGACCTGGCAGACAAAGATCCGCGCGTTAAGCCGGTAGAACTGGCCAGAAACTTTGGAAAAGAGATCGCTCTATCAGCCGGCTTACACGCCGCCGAGGGCGAGATGGCAATCATGCTCGATGCTGATTTGCAGCATCCACCAGAACTTATTCCCCAGTTCATAGAGAAATGGGAGGAGGGCGCCGACTTGGTTATTGGCGTTCGCAAGGACTACAAGGCATCGTGGTTCAAACGCGCTTGCTCCAATATGTTTTACTTTTTCATCAACAAAATTTCTGACACTGACCTCATCCCGCATGCAACCGATTTTCGCCTGGTGGATCGCCAGGTCATTGACTCGTTCAATTTATTTACCGAGCGCAACCGAATAACCCGTGGGTTGTTTGACTGGCTTGGCTACAAACGTAATTTCATTTACTTCGATACCCAGGAGCGCCAAAACGGGCAGGCGACATATAGCTTTCGCAAACTGTTAGAGCTTGGCACCAATAGCCTGGTAGGGCACAGCAAATTTCCGCTTCGCTTTGCTGGATACGTTGGAATGCTGATCATGCTGGTATCGATTCCGTTGGGGCTGTTTGTTTTCTTGGACCGATATGTCCTGATGAATCCCTTTGGTTTTGACTTTAGCGGCTCGGCTATTTTGGCTGTCATCAATCTATTTTTGTCAGGTGTGGTACTGAGCTGCCTCGGGCTTACGTCGTTGTACCTCGCAAATATGCATACCGAGGTGGTCAATCGTCCGCTATACGTCAAGCGCCCTGAAACACGCGCACCTATCATCGAACCTTTTGAGAAAGGAAAATCCCATGAAGATACTTTGGCTGACCTGGAAGGACATGAAACATCCCGCAGCAGGCGGCGCCGAGGTGGTCTCATCGGAGCTCGGCAAACGCCTAGCCGCCGATGGACATGA
- a CDS encoding glycosyltransferase family 4 protein, which translates to MKILWLTWKDMKHPAAGGAEVVSSELGKRLAADGHELVFITSAVAGRPAREEADGYRIIRMGGRYSVYWKAFRYIRAHLSDWPDVVIEEVNTIPFFSRFYLKKPRYLFFHMLCRKIWFYQMVFPLSWLGYVLEPVYLRILGNDPVITVSDSTKQDLMRHGFDNVHVAVISEGIQLDPVVDIGALQKFDAPTVVSLGSLRSMKRTMHQIEAFEIAKKSIPNLQLKIAGSSDDAYGQKILKRITFSPYAQDIRYLGRINDQQKRELMQKSHVITVTSVKEGWGLIVTEAASQGTPAVVYDVDGLRDSVQHGRTGLVTPEAPEYLAEGLVSLLRDATAYTSFQKQAHDWSRQITFEHSYRDFKEAVSL; encoded by the coding sequence ATGAAGATACTTTGGCTGACCTGGAAGGACATGAAACATCCCGCAGCAGGCGGCGCCGAGGTGGTCTCATCGGAGCTCGGCAAACGCCTAGCCGCCGATGGACATGAGCTGGTTTTCATCACCAGTGCGGTAGCTGGCAGACCAGCCCGGGAAGAAGCGGATGGCTATCGCATAATCCGCATGGGCGGACGCTATAGCGTGTACTGGAAAGCATTTCGGTACATCCGCGCGCACCTGAGTGATTGGCCAGACGTAGTCATAGAAGAGGTCAATACCATTCCGTTCTTCAGCCGCTTTTACCTTAAAAAACCACGGTATCTTTTCTTCCATATGTTGTGTCGCAAGATTTGGTTTTACCAAATGGTCTTTCCGCTCAGTTGGCTGGGATACGTGCTAGAGCCAGTGTATTTACGGATTTTGGGTAACGACCCAGTCATCACCGTTTCTGATAGCACCAAGCAAGACCTGATGCGCCACGGTTTTGATAACGTCCATGTGGCCGTTATTTCAGAAGGCATCCAACTGGACCCAGTAGTAGACATTGGCGCGCTTCAAAAATTTGACGCACCCACTGTGGTGTCGCTTGGCAGCTTACGCTCCATGAAACGCACCATGCATCAAATAGAAGCGTTCGAGATTGCCAAAAAATCCATACCAAATTTGCAGCTCAAAATAGCCGGCAGCAGTGACGACGCCTATGGGCAAAAGATCCTGAAGCGCATCACGTTCAGCCCTTACGCTCAGGACATTCGGTACCTGGGCAGAATCAATGACCAGCAAAAGCGCGAGCTTATGCAGAAAAGTCATGTGATAACCGTCACGTCCGTGAAGGAAGGGTGGGGATTGATTGTTACCGAGGCTGCCAGCCAAGGCACGCCAGCCGTGGTATACGATGTAGATGGCCTGCGTGACAGCGTACAGCACGGCCGCACAGGCCTGGTAACCCCCGAGGCTCCCGAATACTTAGCCGAGGGGCTGGTAAGCCTGCTGCGCGACGCCACCGCCTATACAAGCTTTCAGAAACAGGCTCATGATTGGAGCCGACAGATCACATTTGAGCATTCATATAGGGACTTCAAGGAGGCCGTTTCACTATGA
- a CDS encoding glycosyltransferase family A protein: protein MTKPLVSVVVPTKNSSQTLAICLQSLAKQSYQPIEIIVVDNYSEDDTIEIAERYATKVFVRGPERCAQRNYGASKAAGEYVVMIDSDMKLESDVIAACVKQAEDDPDTAGIVIPEESYGIGFWAKCKQLERSFYQGVPWMEAARFFSREAFEKVSGYDENLLSGEDWDLSQRVAEIGTIGRVTQLIHHNEGHLRLGRTLSKKVYYARQFKKYMSTSTSHNTKSQTGIIKRYALFFRHPVKLFTHPLLGLGMLTMKTLEFAIGGFAFLTTSKEN, encoded by the coding sequence ATGACAAAGCCGTTAGTGTCGGTTGTTGTGCCGACAAAAAACTCATCACAAACATTGGCCATTTGTTTGCAATCACTAGCCAAGCAATCATACCAACCCATAGAAATCATTGTGGTAGATAACTATTCAGAAGACGACACCATCGAGATTGCCGAGCGGTACGCTACCAAAGTTTTCGTACGCGGGCCAGAGCGTTGCGCCCAACGAAACTATGGCGCCAGCAAGGCAGCAGGTGAGTATGTGGTGATGATCGACTCTGACATGAAGCTGGAAAGCGATGTAATTGCTGCCTGCGTCAAGCAAGCAGAAGACGATCCAGATACTGCCGGTATTGTCATTCCGGAAGAATCATATGGCATTGGCTTTTGGGCAAAGTGCAAACAACTAGAGCGCAGTTTTTACCAGGGCGTGCCCTGGATGGAAGCGGCTCGATTTTTCAGCCGTGAAGCGTTCGAGAAAGTCAGTGGCTACGACGAAAATTTGCTGAGCGGGGAAGATTGGGACTTGTCACAACGTGTGGCAGAGATTGGCACTATTGGCCGCGTTACGCAGCTGATTCACCACAACGAAGGTCACCTTCGCCTAGGCAGAACTCTTAGCAAAAAAGTGTACTACGCCCGTCAGTTCAAAAAGTATATGAGCACGTCGACCAGCCACAACACCAAGAGCCAGACGGGCATCATTAAACGCTATGCCTTGTTCTTCCGTCATCCCGTCAAACTGTTTACTCATCCGTTGCTTGGCCTCGGCATGTTGACCATGAAGACTCTCGAGTTTGCCATAGGCGGATTCGCCTTTTTAACCACCTCAAAGGAAAACTAA
- a CDS encoding polysaccharide pyruvyl transferase family protein: protein MSATTDFFENADLERAILVGYYGGGNYGDELLLEIIQNMLKPKDYKQIQVAFQNPEQFGAYHHNFGHKVIAMNKPVQFLRGLTTSRSIVVGGGGLWGMDVNTNIVGLSLLLFLSRYILFKKVYLLGVGYYGSTSKAGRFAAWLVGKAANLVIARDAESLQQFGKLTKHVVQDKDLAWLAKDLDLSAYEAEAQAIDQKLGVTGKSLLVTLRHFRGSLADQYHQQIGNFLANNADKSIIIALLQTAESYPEGSRLIQSWQQMYPNVRVLSGTLNPLAFFVFMQRRRHDIGLVAPQFHAILTASLNDIPFLPVAYDNKVFELFDQLGVPQGIHVQNLVPSDLQLFADAFYAEGRA from the coding sequence ATGTCAGCCACCACAGACTTTTTTGAAAATGCCGATTTAGAGCGCGCCATCCTCGTAGGCTACTATGGCGGGGGCAACTACGGAGACGAGCTACTGCTGGAAATCATTCAGAACATGCTGAAGCCAAAAGACTACAAACAGATCCAAGTTGCTTTCCAAAATCCTGAGCAATTTGGTGCCTATCATCATAACTTTGGCCACAAAGTTATTGCCATGAATAAGCCTGTCCAGTTTTTGCGGGGGCTGACCACTAGCCGTAGTATCGTAGTTGGCGGCGGCGGATTGTGGGGCATGGATGTCAACACAAACATCGTAGGCCTCAGCCTGCTGCTATTTTTGAGTCGGTATATACTTTTCAAAAAAGTCTACTTACTAGGCGTTGGCTACTACGGCTCAACAAGTAAAGCAGGAAGGTTCGCAGCATGGCTGGTGGGAAAAGCCGCAAACCTTGTTATTGCTCGCGACGCTGAGTCATTGCAGCAGTTTGGCAAACTCACCAAGCATGTGGTGCAAGACAAAGACTTGGCGTGGTTAGCTAAAGATCTGGACCTCTCCGCATACGAGGCAGAGGCTCAAGCAATCGATCAAAAATTGGGTGTTACCGGCAAGTCACTACTGGTAACGCTGCGCCACTTTCGTGGCAGCCTCGCTGACCAGTATCATCAGCAGATCGGAAACTTCCTGGCTAACAATGCGGATAAATCAATTATCATCGCCTTACTACAAACGGCCGAAAGCTATCCTGAAGGTAGTCGGCTCATCCAGTCATGGCAGCAGATGTACCCTAACGTGCGTGTGTTATCAGGAACACTGAATCCTCTGGCGTTCTTTGTGTTCATGCAAAGACGTCGCCATGACATCGGCCTGGTGGCGCCGCAATTCCACGCTATTCTAACTGCTAGCTTAAACGACATTCCATTCCTGCCCGTGGCCTACGACAACAAAGTGTTTGAGCTATTCGACCAACTCGGCGTTCCGCAAGGTATCCATGTACAGAACCTCGTGCCCAGTGACCTCCAGTTGTTTGCTGACGCATTCTACGCCGAGGGGAGGGCTTAA
- a CDS encoding MFS transporter has product MTVSHQRKSHQLTVQNTYLILMLLNTLAASFIWGINTLFLLDAGLSNAQAFAANAFFTAGQVLFEIPTGVIADTWGRRASYLLGVITLMGSTLLYLYMWQISGPFWGWAVSSMLLGLGFTFFSGATEAWLVDALHATGFTGQLESVFAKGQIVGGVAMLSGSVLGGVLAQQTNLGVPYIVRSAVLLLSFAVAFVLMKDLGFTPRKSTSHVQEMKLILQKSVKYGIRKPEVRWVMLAAPFSAGVGFFAFYAMQPYLLELYGNNAAYGVAGLAAAIVAGAQIVGGLSVKYIRRIFKRRTSALLASVVCSAAILCAIGLAAQFWVVIVLLVLWGLVFAATSPIRQAYLNGLIPSEQRATVLSFDSLIGSVGGVVFQPALGKSADLWSYGTSYVVSGGIQILAAPFIIAARRLSPVSDVVQEQSAESIPTEVLKK; this is encoded by the coding sequence ATGACCGTATCGCATCAGCGTAAGTCGCACCAGTTAACCGTACAAAATACCTACTTGATACTGATGCTCTTGAATACGCTGGCAGCATCATTTATATGGGGCATTAATACGCTCTTTTTACTCGACGCCGGACTGTCTAACGCCCAGGCCTTTGCTGCTAACGCGTTCTTTACGGCCGGCCAAGTATTGTTTGAAATTCCAACAGGAGTGATCGCTGATACATGGGGCCGACGGGCGTCGTATCTGTTGGGGGTTATTACCCTGATGGGCTCGACCCTGCTGTATTTGTACATGTGGCAGATATCTGGCCCATTTTGGGGGTGGGCGGTATCTTCGATGCTGCTAGGCCTCGGGTTTACTTTTTTTTCTGGTGCCACCGAGGCATGGCTGGTAGATGCTCTGCATGCCACTGGATTCACGGGTCAGCTTGAATCGGTATTTGCCAAAGGACAGATTGTTGGGGGCGTGGCCATGCTGTCTGGTTCGGTTTTGGGCGGAGTGCTGGCCCAGCAGACCAATCTGGGGGTTCCGTATATAGTTCGGTCGGCAGTCTTGTTGCTTAGTTTTGCAGTGGCGTTTGTGCTTATGAAAGACTTGGGCTTTACCCCACGCAAAAGTACAAGCCATGTGCAGGAGATGAAGTTGATCCTACAAAAGTCTGTAAAATACGGCATCCGCAAACCGGAAGTAAGGTGGGTGATGTTGGCAGCGCCCTTTAGCGCTGGCGTAGGCTTTTTTGCTTTTTATGCTATGCAGCCATATTTGCTGGAATTGTATGGCAACAATGCCGCCTATGGAGTAGCTGGTCTGGCTGCAGCCATCGTGGCTGGGGCGCAAATTGTAGGTGGCCTGTCGGTTAAATATATTCGACGTATTTTCAAGCGTCGTACCTCTGCCTTACTGGCGAGCGTCGTGTGTAGTGCGGCAATCCTGTGTGCTATTGGTCTGGCTGCACAATTCTGGGTGGTCATTGTCCTGCTGGTGCTGTGGGGGCTTGTTTTTGCGGCCACCAGCCCGATCCGACAAGCCTACCTGAACGGCCTCATACCTTCCGAACAACGGGCCACGGTGTTGTCGTTTGACTCATTGATTGGTTCAGTCGGAGGTGTTGTCTTTCAGCCTGCACTTGGCAAATCTGCCGACCTTTGGAGCTATGGCACGTCCTACGTTGTGAGTGGAGGCATACAGATATTGGCTGCTCCCTTTATTATTGCTGCACGTCGCCTCAGTCCCGTGTCAGATGTAGTGCAGGAACAATCTGCCGAGTCAATTCCGACTGAAGTACTGAAAAAATAA
- a CDS encoding Crp/Fnr family transcriptional regulator: MQDYQKFLSQFRIKRFQKGELILCQGETPDCAFIVKQGVVKTYNLTLQGEEKPIGFDVEHDIFPVAWVFTKVRYVQYYYEAFTDCEVYCVPIKPYVDYLRKSPDEMMTMLTHLVDKYISIQMRVNALEQSKAPSKVINTIHFLCLRFGVEVKKDTVCIELPLTQQDLANFVGLTRETTGIELKKLQRAGVLTYKKRNYIVRTDKLNDLLDEEYSSGFPLKS, from the coding sequence ATGCAAGATTATCAGAAATTCCTGAGTCAGTTTCGTATTAAGCGCTTCCAGAAGGGAGAGCTTATTCTGTGCCAGGGTGAAACACCAGATTGTGCCTTTATCGTGAAGCAAGGGGTGGTCAAGACCTACAACCTGACCCTACAGGGCGAAGAGAAGCCTATTGGCTTTGACGTAGAGCACGATATATTCCCTGTTGCATGGGTATTTACCAAGGTGAGATACGTCCAGTACTACTACGAGGCCTTTACCGACTGCGAGGTCTACTGCGTACCCATAAAGCCGTATGTAGACTACTTGCGCAAGAGTCCTGACGAGATGATGACCATGCTCACCCACCTAGTAGATAAGTACATCAGTATTCAGATGCGCGTGAATGCGCTGGAGCAGTCCAAGGCTCCCTCGAAGGTGATCAATACCATTCACTTCTTGTGCCTGCGTTTTGGCGTAGAAGTAAAGAAAGACACGGTGTGCATAGAATTGCCGCTGACCCAACAGGACCTGGCGAACTTTGTTGGTCTGACGCGGGAAACAACCGGTATAGAGCTCAAGAAGTTGCAGCGAGCCGGAGTACTCACCTATAAAAAGCGCAACTACATTGTGCGCACCGACAAACTAAACGATCTTTTGGACGAAGAGTACAGCTCGGGCTTTCCGCTCAAGTCCTAA
- a CDS encoding ATP-dependent DNA helicase produces the protein MSDFEREYDRLNTQQQKAVDTIDGPLLVIAGPGTGKTQLLSLRVANILAKTDASPDNILCLTFTNKAANNMRQRLSALIGPAGTRVPIRTFHSFAADLMSLYPEFFWNGASLTHVPQAVQLEIITSILASLPLSNPLALKFAGMYTGIRDVQDGLRLAKEAGLTPDKLRSLIQLNLKYLDIIEPQLVDICSQKLSYKKLDEFATRIAELPDQTTDETTRPLIALTTVLKESFAAARAKDEGTNKTTNVSKWKSRLVTTVNGQKGMFDERKRNAWWLSLCDVYKKYRDHLHARGYYDYADMIIEVITQLEHHPDMLASAQERYQYVLIDEFQDTNAAQLRLAHLIADHHSAEGRPNIMVVGDDDQSIYKFNGAELSNMLGFRRSYPTCDVVVLTDNYRSSQAVLNFSERVITQASERVTTVEKDIQKVLVARNQPEQSGTIRHISYPTADHQYHSIAKEIDTAFKNQPGSVAVLARSHESLRRVATMLQQAGVPIRYEQQQSVLEQEAVQQIMLVARCVVAIAEGNQPQVNQYLATLLCHPVWQVSPEITWHLAVHNRTHKEWLTSLTSHTDEHIQTLGQWLLWLGQQSRLQPLPRVLEYIIGLTASEHMTSPIRAYFLQENTVDSPYIAALSGTRQLLALAQDFSRQGQSRLADLVRLIDVAADNGQTLTDESLFVSAPHAVELMTIHKAKGLEFDSVFIIDAMDSIWRPVNSGRRPPINLPLKPNGDDLDDYIRLMFVAVTRAKHSITISSFYTTLDGGTTLPTAIIRDILEAEQVDISQADAPEEVLESSLTWPQLEGSAEKLLLRDILEGFSLSATGLLDFLDISKGGPQYFLERHLLRLPEATSTAAAFGSAIHAALEYAQQQVCQGQFAPEKVLAHYESRLKDQYLSTVDHERYLLHGQQLLSRLLDELHLQSTGQPEVKLANIPLGIARLTGVLDRVDAVGSAVLISDYKTSKPLTSLSSKDKTKQIKAWRHRTQLQFYALLAQESKQFKPDASFETQMIYVEAETPQQLFLRYQPTPEELERLRRLIQSVWAKITTHAFIDIRHYTPDYTGISLFEQDLLDKKL, from the coding sequence ATGTCAGACTTCGAGAGGGAATATGACCGGCTGAATACTCAGCAGCAAAAGGCCGTCGATACCATTGATGGACCCTTGTTGGTTATTGCCGGACCAGGTACAGGCAAGACCCAGCTGCTGTCTCTGCGCGTGGCCAACATCTTGGCCAAAACCGATGCATCACCAGACAACATCTTGTGCCTAACCTTTACCAACAAGGCAGCCAACAATATGCGACAGCGACTCAGTGCACTCATCGGACCGGCCGGTACTCGCGTGCCAATCCGTACCTTTCACAGCTTTGCGGCTGACCTCATGAGCCTGTACCCCGAGTTCTTCTGGAATGGAGCCAGCCTGACACACGTGCCACAGGCGGTCCAGTTAGAAATCATCACCTCTATCTTGGCGAGCCTGCCGCTCAGTAATCCACTGGCACTCAAGTTTGCGGGTATGTACACCGGTATCCGTGACGTACAGGATGGCCTGCGGCTGGCAAAAGAGGCAGGACTAACGCCAGACAAGCTACGCTCGCTGATTCAGCTCAACCTAAAATACCTGGACATCATCGAGCCACAGCTGGTAGATATCTGCAGCCAAAAGCTTAGTTACAAAAAGCTGGATGAATTCGCCACCCGGATCGCCGAGCTACCAGACCAAACCACCGACGAAACCACTCGTCCGCTTATCGCGCTGACCACCGTACTCAAAGAGAGCTTCGCGGCAGCACGGGCCAAAGACGAAGGCACCAACAAGACCACCAACGTCAGCAAGTGGAAATCTCGGCTAGTCACCACCGTAAATGGCCAGAAGGGCATGTTCGACGAGCGCAAACGGAATGCGTGGTGGCTGAGCTTGTGTGATGTGTATAAAAAGTATCGCGATCACCTGCATGCCAGGGGTTACTACGATTATGCCGACATGATCATAGAGGTAATCACTCAGCTAGAACACCACCCCGACATGCTGGCCAGCGCCCAGGAACGCTACCAATATGTATTGATCGACGAATTCCAGGACACCAATGCCGCCCAGCTACGGCTGGCACACCTGATTGCCGACCACCACTCGGCGGAAGGCAGACCCAATATTATGGTCGTTGGTGACGATGACCAGTCCATTTATAAATTCAACGGAGCCGAACTGAGCAACATGCTGGGCTTTCGGCGCAGTTACCCAACCTGCGATGTAGTGGTACTGACCGACAACTACCGCTCTAGCCAGGCGGTACTGAATTTCTCCGAGCGTGTTATTACCCAAGCCAGTGAACGCGTCACAACCGTCGAAAAAGATATACAGAAGGTCCTGGTGGCACGCAATCAGCCCGAGCAATCGGGAACTATCAGGCACATCTCGTACCCGACAGCCGACCACCAGTACCACAGCATCGCCAAAGAAATTGATACTGCCTTTAAGAACCAGCCGGGCAGCGTGGCAGTCCTGGCCCGTAGCCACGAATCACTCAGGCGCGTTGCCACTATGCTGCAGCAGGCTGGGGTACCTATTCGGTACGAGCAGCAACAGAGCGTCCTAGAGCAAGAGGCCGTCCAGCAAATCATGCTGGTAGCACGGTGCGTGGTCGCCATAGCCGAAGGTAACCAGCCGCAGGTCAATCAATATCTTGCCACGCTCTTGTGCCACCCTGTGTGGCAGGTAAGTCCCGAAATAACCTGGCACCTGGCAGTCCACAACCGCACCCACAAAGAATGGCTGACCAGCCTCACCAGTCACACAGACGAACATATCCAAACCCTTGGCCAATGGCTGCTCTGGCTTGGCCAGCAGAGCCGTTTACAGCCGCTCCCACGGGTGCTGGAGTACATCATAGGCCTGACAGCCTCCGAGCACATGACCAGCCCCATTCGCGCTTATTTCCTGCAGGAGAACACGGTAGACAGTCCATACATCGCCGCCTTGTCCGGTACGCGCCAGTTACTGGCCCTGGCCCAGGACTTTAGCCGGCAAGGGCAGAGCCGCCTGGCAGATCTGGTACGACTTATCGACGTAGCCGCCGACAACGGCCAAACCCTGACCGACGAGTCGCTGTTTGTCAGTGCCCCGCACGCCGTAGAGCTCATGACCATCCATAAGGCAAAGGGGCTCGAATTTGATAGCGTCTTTATCATCGACGCCATGGATAGCATCTGGCGGCCCGTTAATAGCGGCCGGAGACCACCCATTAACTTACCGCTCAAGCCCAACGGCGATGATCTGGACGACTATATTCGCCTGATGTTTGTGGCGGTCACACGGGCTAAGCACAGCATCACCATTAGCAGTTTTTACACCACACTAGACGGCGGCACCACACTACCCACTGCTATTATTCGTGACATCCTAGAAGCAGAGCAGGTAGACATCAGCCAGGCCGATGCACCCGAAGAAGTGCTAGAGAGCTCGCTGACCTGGCCACAGCTAGAGGGCAGTGCAGAGAAGCTTCTGCTGCGCGACATCCTAGAGGGCTTTTCACTCAGCGCAACTGGGTTACTGGACTTCTTAGACATCAGCAAAGGCGGACCCCAGTATTTCCTAGAGCGTCATCTGCTGCGCTTGCCAGAGGCCACCAGCACGGCCGCGGCCTTTGGAAGCGCTATACACGCTGCGCTGGAATACGCCCAACAGCAAGTATGCCAGGGCCAGTTTGCGCCAGAAAAAGTCTTGGCCCACTACGAGAGTCGCCTCAAAGACCAGTACCTCAGTACCGTAGACCACGAACGCTACCTGCTACACGGGCAACAGCTTCTGTCGCGGTTACTGGACGAACTGCACCTGCAGTCCACCGGACAGCCAGAGGTAAAGCTCGCCAATATTCCACTGGGTATTGCTCGCCTGACTGGTGTGCTGGACCGCGTAGATGCCGTCGGCAGTGCGGTGCTCATTAGCGACTATAAAACCAGCAAACCCCTCACCAGTCTGTCCTCCAAGGACAAAACCAAACAGATAAAAGCCTGGCGACATCGCACCCAGCTGCAATTCTACGCGCTCCTGGCCCAAGAGAGTAAACAATTCAAGCCAGATGCCTCGTTCGAAACCCAGATGATCTACGTAGAAGCCGAGACGCCTCAGCAGCTTTTTCTGCGTTACCAGCCGACGCCCGAAGAGCTGGAGCGCTTACGCCGTCTGATTCAGTCAGTATGGGCCAAGATCACCACCCACGCATTCATAGATATACGTCACTACACACCAGACTACACTGGCATCAGCCTGTTCGAGCAAGACCTGCTAGACAAGAAACTGTAA